In Polyodon spathula isolate WHYD16114869_AA chromosome 23, ASM1765450v1, whole genome shotgun sequence, the DNA window CACAGGACTGAAAAGACACAGGAGGTCctgatgtcctgtaaaaaaaaaaaaaaatcagaggacCTTCTGACAAAATTAGccgggataaaaagaaatggagggTTTGCACAGGACTACGTTTCACAGATGTCAGGAAAAGTTCCGAGGCCACCTGTTTAtttggtgatttttagtcctcTGCAAATCGTCCGTAGTTGCATCGTGGTGTCTTTATAGTAGACATAAAGCTGGTCTCGTTTTATACTGAaatccttcctctcctttttttctAGGGATGACCAAGGATTTAGGCTTGTATCTGAGCAGGTCAGCCACCACCCTCCTGTTAGTGCATTTTATGCAGAAGGTCTCAATAACGACTTCATTTTCCAAGGGTCTATTTACCCCAAACTCAAGTTTTGGGGGAAGAGCATAGAAGCGGAGCCAAGGGGAACAATCACACTAGAGCTTCTCAAGTAAGCTTCCCTTTCAATCCTCATCacttgaaatgtcattttattgtttatttttatgtgttataattagggcttctgattttcggttttaactgataaaacacccctgatacaaaaaaagtAAGTCGATGGATAGCcagtaaacactggaaaaatTGCTGGGCAATGTCTCGCCTTCCTGACTAATTCGTTCTGAagactttaaacccgccccaactactgagtgacagcatattcctacatttctattggagactctgcttacgagattacaatcagggtGGAGGCTggttagtgggatttaaagctgtatttcagttaaaacatggaggatttaaaacagaattgtggtgaaatgtacaaaaatgcctacacacaaaaatcccagaagaatgtgcctgtgaccacagggattttgttgtggaaaacAGCAAAGGAAGGAAGATACAACTTAAgtttgcaagtactgttgagttacatACATATGTTAACACcgaaaaaaaacgctcaagcatttcggaaagtaacagaaaacactaatttcatacagtatatcgaaaacgaaagcccagaaaaaaaagattgacataaaactcaaaaatagctaaaaaagtaagcaccaaaaaatacaattaataaaacccaaaaaacagaagccctagttacaATTAtctactgtaaaatacaataccgcccagatgtctgtttttattttcctcagcCCCAAACTTCTTTGTTGTTTACTAAATAGACAGATTTTCTGCGGAATCAGTTTCTCTAGTGTAAATCCATATTCAGCAACAAATAGTACAGCTGCTAAGAAGTATTTGTATAAAGATATATATCTACTTTTTTCTTCTAGGCATAATGAAGCCTACACATGGACAAATCCTTCTTGTTGTGTACATAATGTTATTATAGGTAAACTGTGGATCGAACAGTACGGAACGGTTGAGATTATCAATCACAGGTAATGTTACTtccttaatttttattttttactatttccaggttaaaaaaaaaaaagctgtgttgtgtgttatacTACAGTATATAGCAATCTTGACTTCAAACATACTCATAGCAGACTGCCTATGTTTCATCCTTCACAGTACTGGGGATAAATGTGTTTTGAACTTCAAACCATGTGGAATGTTTGGGAAAGAACTCCACAGAGTAGAAGGTTATATTCAAGACAAGAAGTAAGTATGGACATTTTTTCTTCTAGAATGTTTTTCCTCCTATACCCTCCCTCCCCAATCTCCTCAAATTCCATATTCAAATCTAATTAAAGTGTGCCATCtgtattaaaaaagagccttttAAAAAAGCTCAACCCATGTAGACATAATTGGGCACATGATCATACTACCCTACACTGTGtcatattaaattaaaacacagatcTTGTTAAGGCAATTGTCATTTGTCTTGCCATAAcccataactttttaaaatattaatttcaggtAAGTTGAAAAAATggcctgtattttttattttttttgtttgtttgaccacATTGCTAATGATGTACCCACTCTAGAAGGATGTATTAGCACCTAGTCTGTCTCAAAAACACTGGAAACTATCTCTACTGGGGGTTGAGGTTCATCACCAGATTTGGTGCtcaaatatttaatgtattttctttaaacagtAAAAAGAAGCTGTGTGTGATTTATGGCAAATGGACAGAATGCATGTGGAGTGTAGATCCCAGCACATACGACTCCTTCAAAAAGTCTGAGAAAAAATGGGTGGAGCCAAGAAAGCCCAAGCAGGTAAGCCTTGTTACATTCTGTTGAATCGATTGCATGCAGAGTGTTCATTTCTATACGTTATTCAAGTTGCATAAGAACACCTGTTTATATAAACCTGAGCGACCAAAGGAAACACAAACTTTTTGTCTAACAGAAGTTTAACAGCTATTTTAAGCTACTTCTAGGTAGCAGAAAATGGCATTTTACTAGTGCTCTTGTTCTAGAGTGTAACACTTGCAGTTTGCTAACTGGCATTATGCGACACACTATCTAACTGCAGTTTGGTGTCTTTGCTCTCAGAACGATGATTCAGACAGGTCTGAGAATGATGAGGCTGATGACATGCCTGAAGTTCAGGAAACGGTACAGGTTGTTCCTGGTAGTAAGCTTCTCTGGAGAGTCGCCTCAAGACCTCCAGACTCCACACAGGTGAGAATATACGCATTCATTATATTGGGAACATTTCAACAGGGGTGGGAGTGTTCCGTCTTCCGTCTTtagttaaaaatattttgggaactgtgaAAAATTAGtttgtgtttggaatgtgtactgtagcaaaGGCAGGCGTTGGTGAGCCCAGAGCTGATTTCGTAAACAAAAACGAAAAGTTGTTTACAGCTTCTTGCAGTTTATATGCATTTataggttgttttaaaaaaataaataataatttttgaatgtttgaatgtttgaatGCCATTTGACCCTTGATGTAGCGCAAATACTTCCAAGGTTAGctcaaagatattctatttaatagaatagaaataaatagaatatctttggttagCCGTAGTTTCTGTtcgttttgtaaaatgaaacggTTTGTGCAAttgttgtgcacagtgtgtttgtttctgtaggttgtatatgcatatttgctttgtatttgtagtgtataggCTACATGCAACTACTGGTAAAATATAAACTGCTAAAAATGTTTGCCTTGCTGCACTCAAGACCATACGTTTTCCATCTTGGCTACTTTGACTCCCAGCATTTGAAACATAGGGTATTGTCAGgtaatgctgtttatttgttttggtttaagaTGTACAATTTCACTAGCTTTGCTGTGACTCTAAATGAAATGGATCCAGAATTGATAAGGGTTTTAGCACCAACAGACTGCCGCTTTCGTCCAGATATCAGAGCTATGGAAAATGGAGATATGGGTAAGTCTCAGATATCATTACAGATGTTCTGTTAACATCAACATGTAATATAAAGTAACAACAATGGCGTTAGATCTGATCTCATATGTAATGTACACATTATAACGATAATAACTTCCAAGCTACACAATGTTACCTCCCCGAAAAAGTAAATGTTTAGGCTGAGTAACAAACGTTTTGGCATCATTATAATGAAGGCACTAGATAAAAACAGTTGTTTCCTTGAACTAGTTTTGcttcaaaattgtattttttactgtTCATGATGACCTACAGAAGACCTCTCGTTGAAACGCTTGTCTGAACACTTAGTaagttgtcatttttttgtgattGAACTTTTTACAGCTTTGGCCAGCAGAGAGAAAGAACGGTTAGAAGAAAAGCAAAGAGCTGCTCGTAAGGAACGCGACAAAAATGAAGATGAATGGAAGACCAGGTGAGGATATAATGGCAGGATAGCAAAGGAATATGCGTGCTGAAAATCTTTTATTGAACACAGGCTTATTACAATACATTTCTTTACCCTTTACCCTAGGTGGTTCCAGTTAAGCACAAACCCACACACTGGGACACCAGACTGGATTTTTACCAGGGAGTACTTTGATAGAAAATATGCTGACTGTCCGGATATTTACTGAGAGAAGAATGAACTTCCATCAGCCTGCCCAATATCATCTCAAATTCGAAATGAGATCAGATTCCTTAcaactgttttgttatttacatgTGGCATAATTAACAGCTTGTACAAACCCCTTTCAACTACTGAGACCAAACCAGTAATTCAAGTGAAGAGTATtctgaaatactgttttaaaacaagctgCTGCATCCAGTGCATTTATGCATATAAGTTGTTGCTTACAACATCACTTTCTTAGGATTTAATACCATTTACATATTTAGATGGAACAAAGTTGATAAAAATAATAGGATTCAAGCCAGACAAAGTTGAGTTGAAAAGATCAATGGAATATATAGTGTGTTCTTAAGTCCCAAAACAGTGGTGTACTTTTTAAGTGTGATCACACATTTAACACACTTGTGACTAGGTGAAATGCAGTGTAGATGGTGGCCCGACTCAGCACTGTGCCATACCGGCCCTCGCGGACTCCTTAATGAACCTCAGAGGTAGGAGCTGCATGTAGTGGTATCAGGACTGTGCCATTGCCAATGTAGTGGCATCCCTTATGAAACACACTGTAATGTTTCCAGTAAAGCCATGCAAACTGATTCATCCACCCAGGTTTACAATAGTACAGGTACTATCACCTGCAGGGTAAAATAAAAACGAAACCAATGATCAGTTCAGATATCTTGCCCAATTCTGTAAACTGGCTCTTGGTTTCTGACTTGCCCAGACTGGTGGttcattgattcatttattgttgGAAATATCCATCACCATACCCTTGAGCATTACTGGCAAgcaatgtatatatatttgtgaggATAAAAAAGCTGGtcattttaaagatgtgttttttcACGGTTATTGAATGgatgtttattaaattaactaACAGAGTACGTAGTCAGTGTGTGTTTAAAGCAAGCAGTCCCGAAGGCCTTGCAGCATTTTTCATTAGaggaaaactgaaaaattaatTATGTAATCCCCTTTGTAACATGTTGACAAAGCGGGTGTACAGTACTTTCTCAAAAAAGTCAACTACCTTATACGCAAATCAGCAATACTTCACTAAATCTCAAAATGATAGTTTGCCGCCTCTTGTTTGTCAGactaaactaacaaaaacatatattttaatgttaattttttaagctcaAACAGTCACGTATCTGACTGTACAAATGAGGCACCTAAAATGACCTGATCATGGTTATGTAACCATTGATGGTGTTTTAGTGCCTATGAAGAAATCAAGTTCTGTTGTAAAAATGTCCATGCCAACAAGAccagcagaaacattttgttctttattttgaatggcAAAGTCCTTATGTATGTGTATCACATGTAGAACATAAGTGACCAGTAGCTAACTTTCTGCTCAGTTTGCCACTGATTGGTTTCTATGTATTAACCATCAGCAATACTTACAAAAAAGCAGCATTTCTACAGGCCTATAGATTcttgtacatttaaatattaatatgtgaCCTTAtggtgacattttattttaattggtgaCAAAACCAAACGCTAGTGGTATTGTCAATGCATACTCTAAAAACATGATTTTAGGGGGTAATCTATCATTACAGCTGGAAATGAGCTTGTATTTGTTACTAAATCAGTAAATACATTACTTGCAAGTCTTGGATAGTTTTTATATATGCATTGCAAGCATAAAAAGACTGTGATATACTAAGCACACATTAACTGGTATAAGTCCTTAAAAGTAGGGTTCAAAGCTTAGTCAGGCAGAATTAGATAGTTAACTTTCATTTATCTTTCAGTaattcaaatgcaaataaatataaactaacACTGGCTTATCCATTGAATTTATTTGTTGCAAACATAGTGATTAATTATATGCTTAAACCGAACCCTGAAAATAGCATTAATTCCTAAAATGGGTGGCTTGCAGGAATATGTGTTGAATAATTTCTGTGAActactgtttaaaattaaataagaaaccacaatgtctaattttaaatgtaaacaacaatttaaatacagCTACCCTTTTAATTATGTTAAATTCTGCACCATAAactttttatgaataaaactTGAATTTTACATATATTGCAAGGGGCTAAAGAACAACATTTGTGTACAGAGTAGAAACTTCAATAGTCTTCATTAAGAATAAATGTTGGGTTGTATTTTTGTGATTGGTAAGGTATGACCGAAGAATATGTACAGTAGATACTTTTCGAATAATatagtaataatgaaaaaacacatctCTGATTGTCAGCTATCTTCCATATTCACAGTTTTGTTGTCAGTGGTTCCTCTGAAAAACACCTTCATGTGCCATAAAGCAATTATAATTTGACCGTAGtgttggcttttaaaaaaaacatttccagaaTCTATGCAAACAATCATCAATATGCACTTTCACACACAATCTATATGGACAATATGCATACTTTAGTTGGCCTTTTGTGCTTTTTGGCAGCTGGCTGATCGGAAGGTTTACAGAAGCACAGAGCCCATTggcaaaagaaaatgcacaacAAAGAGGTGATACAGAGGCAGCTGTTTTAGATGGATATGATTAAATTAGACTTCACAATATGACAAGAGTTAGTTTGAACAGAGATTGTTATTTAGCATTTGCAGTTTAAAGACCCTTTAGTTTTAATGAGATTATTGTACTATtttgaacaggttttttttttttttttattgttattattaatataaatttttGTAGGTTTAGGTAATTGTAGATGATTTCCTTAACCACTATAGGCTACCTAAAGACAAAATCTGTTacaaattcaataaaatacagtaacaactATCTTCAGGCTTTATGATTTGATGAATAGGTTGGGTGCATCCAGAAAATGTGTAAACTTTCATTATACTGTAGAAAAAGACTGAAAAGTATTGCAAAAGTACTCCCTGTTTTCTACACACTttgtatacaatacatttaacacTACAGCTAGTATACAATACAGTTTTCTGTCTCCTGAAAATGTAAGTTTGGTCATTTGTGAACTATCGATATGGAAATAATGTACCTTAAAAAATACCATACAAACAAAAGTATTTTGATGTATACTTGGCTTGTGGAGTGTGTGGAAGAGAACACTTCCCTGTGTATCAGTTAGTAGCCCCCTATTGCAGATAGGTCTGTATTTTATTCTTAGTctgttatctgttttgttttttctttctttcgccTTACTCTGTATTGTCTCAACAATTGTGTTTGCCATATCAATAGTGCCTGaagataataaaaaaaggctattgtgaaatggatttatttttatagtattaAAATTTGTTGAAGCCCATCCTCCTAacttaaagaaagaagaaaaaaaaaacataatatataacgTTGAACAGCTTTTGTATGTTTGATTTTGGCGTTTTGTgagtattgtaattattttttaaaagtcagcttTCATTTTGAGCATTTATCCTCTGAAGAGCACAAATAAAACGATGTGTCCATGTAAAAGCTTCTACATATTGTAACCTCCCCTTTTTTTGCAGCTGTTCTTTCCAAGACACTGAGAATGTATAGCATATATTTTAGCGATGAAAGCCCAACACCAACTGCTCTATAGCACAATTAGAAACCATTTAAATGAGCCAATGAACGGACATAGTGTAAGTAGCTAGAACTAGGGGATCAACACAGCATCAGAAAATGACAGAAATGAGACTGGCCAATGAACagacaattattaaaacaaacaatattaagcTGTTTTTATCAAGAGTCAATAAACCTGGACATGCTTTGAATGTTATCCCATACATACTATAAGTGAGATTGTACAATATTCAGtgccaaaacattttaaatatatactgcatatacGCAATGTCAataaagttttgttaaaaaaaaaatactgcgaCTGCGCAGTTCTTTATGACACAGCAAATCCTCTCTACCGAACTTGACAAATCGTAGGGTTTGGCTTTACAGTGACTCTGAATTTGACCAATCGACAACGTCCTCTGTTTTGCGTTTCTCAAGCTTGTCCAATCAGGGGACCAGAAGCCCGAGAAGTTCGGGAATCGAGgaagacagttgttttttttttctgtgtagatCAGTTCGCATTTTTGGGTCCTGTTTGAAGATTGAAGATAAAAGgtaatgtctgtctgtctgtctgtctaaaaacCATAAACGTAGATTCTC includes these proteins:
- the LOC121297836 gene encoding oxysterol-binding protein-related protein 2-like isoform X1 gives rise to the protein MNNEDEFYDAVTGLESDESYEGSAEMSSKVANTVVSDSNSAKQTTNGSQPQENGIRKRRTTLPAPMFSRSDFSVWSILKKCIGLELSKITMPIVFNEPLSFLQRISEYMEPTYLIHKANSLADSMERLQVVAAFAVSAVASQWERTGKPFNPLLGETYELSRDDQGFRLVSEQVSHHPPVSAFYAEGLNNDFIFQGSIYPKLKFWGKSIEAEPRGTITLELLKHNEAYTWTNPSCCVHNVIIGKLWIEQYGTVEIINHSTGDKCVLNFKPCGMFGKELHRVEGYIQDKNKKKLCVIYGKWTECMWSVDPSTYDSFKKSEKKWVEPRKPKQNDDSDRSENDEADDMPEVQETVQVVPGSKLLWRVASRPPDSTQMYNFTSFAVTLNEMDPELIRVLAPTDCRFRPDIRAMENGDMALASREKERLEEKQRAARKERDKNEDEWKTRWFQLSTNPHTGTPDWIFTREYFDRKYADCPDIY
- the LOC121297836 gene encoding oxysterol-binding protein-related protein 2-like isoform X2, which translates into the protein MSSKVANTVVSDSNSAKQTTNGSQPQENGIRKRRTTLPAPMFSRSDFSVWSILKKCIGLELSKITMPIVFNEPLSFLQRISEYMEPTYLIHKANSLADSMERLQVVAAFAVSAVASQWERTGKPFNPLLGETYELSRDDQGFRLVSEQVSHHPPVSAFYAEGLNNDFIFQGSIYPKLKFWGKSIEAEPRGTITLELLKHNEAYTWTNPSCCVHNVIIGKLWIEQYGTVEIINHSTGDKCVLNFKPCGMFGKELHRVEGYIQDKNKKKLCVIYGKWTECMWSVDPSTYDSFKKSEKKWVEPRKPKQNDDSDRSENDEADDMPEVQETVQVVPGSKLLWRVASRPPDSTQMYNFTSFAVTLNEMDPELIRVLAPTDCRFRPDIRAMENGDMALASREKERLEEKQRAARKERDKNEDEWKTRWFQLSTNPHTGTPDWIFTREYFDRKYADCPDIY